The DNA region GTATTGACCTTGAACCGAAAAGTAACCTGGGCCGGTCGGGAACCTTGGATCATTCGGTGCATACACCGGCTCCTCAAAGCTGCCATTAATCAGAGCTGCTGGCTCTGGGCACGCGGCAAGAGGAGTTATCCCGGACGTAACCGTCGATGGGGCTTCCTCGATCCCGGTACTATCGGCTCCTGCAGCCTGAACCGGTACGGTCAATGCAGGCTGTAACCCGCCTAGAATAACTAATAGAATAGAAAATTGAATGAAAATCCGCTTTAATACGTTTGATCTTGCCGAGCGGGCAGAATGCAATCTGTCTCCCTCCAATCTGCTGTAATCTTCCCGGAAGTTGAGCACATTAGTGCGATATGCTCATTTTCTGTCTCAGGCACTATCTCCTTTCCCTAAAATTATACATTTTCACCGTCAAGTATAAGTTAGCAGCCACTCAGCCACAATATTCCGCCGGTACCATATCCAGCATATGCCAGGTGGCCCCGTTGTCCCATACGTTAATTCGACAAATTACAACAAACAAGCAGCCGGACAGACAAAATAACATGGGAAAGCCGCCTTGAAACGACATGCTTAGTCATGCAGAAAACGCCATATGACAGGGGGTTAGGGGCTGTTGGAATGCGAAAATAACCTGCGCTTAAATACTTAATATAAAAAGAATAGAGGGTTGGATCACACAGAGGAAATTTATTACTTTTGACTCATTAAGAGAAGAAGTACGGTCCGCGGCTGGATTTTAAAGAGAAGAAGAAGTAAGATATGGTTGTAAAAATATAGATAAAACCCATTGAAATCATAGATTCCATTGTTGTCCTGGCAGTCACCGACTGATGAATTTGAGCAAAATGAAAGGGGAAGCCATGCGAAGAATCGTAGGTGCGTTGTTAATGCTTGCCGGTGTCGGGTTTGTGACATTCGCTGCAATTCAATATTTCGAGCATCAGGCAAGCCTGAAGGAAGCCATGGCGGAAGCGAATACGCTGATTTCTCAGCCGCAAACCATAGATCATTCGGATGATAAGGGTGTTGATCCAGCCTCGCATCGTGATCCCTTGATCGAAAGGTCCAAGTTTGACCCAAGTCCGAACGATGTGATCGGGATGCTTGAAGTTCCTAAGCTGGAAGCCGAGCTTCCGATAATCGAGGGGACGGATGAGGAGATGCTCGAAAGAGGAGTCGGGCACTACAGCTCCACCGCATTTCCACTGGACGATGAACAGATTCTGCTGTCGGGCCATCGGGACACGGTGTTCCGGAACTTTGACAAGCTGGAGGTTGGGGATCGATTCGTCGTAAAGCTGCCGTATGGAACATTTGAGTACGAGATTCGAAGCACGGATATTGTAGACAAGGACGATACATCGGTTATTCGATCGATGGGATCCGAGGTGCTGGTCGTTTCGACCTGTTATCCGTTCCGCTACTTAGGCAATGCGCCGGAGCGTTTTATCTTCTATGCATATCCGGTTGGAGATGAGCAGACCACCTAGTTTTTCATGCTAACCCAAAAAGATTAATGCAATGGCGAGGATGTCTCACAATCCATTCATGGATTGTGAGATTTTTCGTTCATCCCGCTTTTTTTGCAGTCGCGTCATGATGCAGATTTCCCGGTGCTCTTTTTTTCTTCGCTCGCTAAGACATTTCAATTTATGAACAAATTTTCGATTAACACTTCATTCGCCGAATAATAATGACAAACCTTGTCACTATTAACGATTAGGATAGAGATAAGGCAGCCGGTCCACTAACCATTTAATGAGAACCCCGGGACTCCAATATATGGAGGGCGCTGGAACAGGAACGGATGGGCGAGCCGTATAACATATGCTTCTAATAATAAGGAGGATTGCGTTTATGTATGTTACGATTGCAGATTTTGTTGCCGAGTGGAAGAGGGAGGCTGCATTGACTCAGCAGGTATTGAACGGTTTGACGGATGCGTCGCTGCAGCAGAAGGTGTACGGGGAAGGACGAACGTTGGGGAGAATCGCCTGGCACTTCACCACGAATATCCCGGAATATTTGTCAGAGTTCGGAATTGCCATCGAACAGATCCCGAACGCGGAGGAAGTCCCCGCTTCCGCGAAGGGAATTGCCGATACCTTTGCGAAGATCAGCGACCGGGCGGCACGCGCCATCGAGGAGCAGTGGACGGACGCTTCGCTGCAAACGGTGCAGAATGCCTTCGGAAGAGACGAATCCAATGCGTCCATCTTGATGGGACTCATCAAGCACATTGTCCACCACCGGGGACAGGTTACCATTCTGATGCGTCAAGCGGGATTAAAGCCTTTTGGCGTATATGGGCCTCCTAAAGAAGACTGGGTTCATTTCGGGGTGGAACAGGCGCCCCTGTAATAATAACCTGACCGGAGCCCAGCGTTAAACTTTAACTCATTTAGCGTCCATCTTAAACCGCACGGATGTTGGGCCTGGCTAAAGCTCATCGGTTTCTGGCTGCGATCCTTACAGGGATTGCGGCTTTTCTTGTGTTCCTGGCGTCTGACCGGAAGTTATTGGCCGGCAGAACCCTACACACCCTCCCCACAAAAAGTACGTACACGGTACCTTGGAAGACCCAGCCTTACTAACAATACACGATGTGGAGCCTGCCGTGCCGGAAATGGTATAATTCTACTAAAGTATGAGAGGGGGCAAGGCCAATGAGGGAAGAACTCTTGGAACAGCTCGAGGAATGGCACGAAGAGGATGAATTCGAAGCGATCGTAGATGCGATCACGGAGATTCCGGAAGAAGAACGGGATTACGTCCTGACAAGCCATTTGGGCAGAGCGCTGAACAATCTGGAGCGCTACGAGGAGGCGGTTGAGCAGTTCTTGTCGATTGCGGAAGAAGGACAAGAGGACCCGCTCTGGCACTACCGCATCGGACTGGCTTATTATTACCTGGAGCAATATGACAATGCGCGCGAGGCTTTCGAAGCTGCAGACCGGCTGGAGCCGGGGGATGAGGATACGCTGGAGTTCCTGGAGTGGATCCGGGGTAAAACAGAGGAGCAGGAGGAAGAAGCAGCTGTGTCAGCCGTTGAAGCTCCAACCGGACAGGCGTCTATTCCTGCTGATACGGATGTTACGGATTTTTGGGATGACGGCGCGGAAGCTGCCGATTCGTTCATCATGGCACCGCCGACGGACGATTTGGTTGAATCCATCGAGGAAGAGCTGGTCTTCAAACTGCCGGCGGCTTATATTCGGATGATGAAAGTACATAATGGCGGGATTCCCCGCAGAAGGTATTTCCCTGTAACATCGGGGGATGCAACCGAAGGCCGCATCGAGATTGCGGGCGTGCTGGGCATTGGCCGGGAGAAGAGGCTTTCGCTCTGCGGAGAAGCCGGCAGCCGGCATATGATCGAGAGCAGAGGCTACCCGGAGATCGGTGTCGTTCTATGCGTGTGCCCTTCCGAGGCGGAAGCGGTCATGCTGGACTACCGGGCAGCCGGCAATGACGGTGAACCCGAGATCGTTCATGTCGACCAGAGACATCCGGACAAGATTACCCGGCTTGCGCCGAACTTTCAGGCTTTTGTTCAGGGATTGGTGCACGAGTAAACGGATGCGATAAGAAGCTGTTCAGTGAGGAGCGCGATCTCTTCCTCCTGAGCAGCTTTTTTACAATGCGCCATTAGTCGGCATTACGCCGGGTGCCTCACCACAAATAATTCCAGCTGCATGAAGCAAAAATTGTAATCGAATATCAAAAGAAACATTCTATTGTGTTAAGATGAGTATAAAGACTTAGAATAAGCATTCAGAAAATATTCAACGCAACATGCCAATATATAGAAGAAATGGTGTTGGACGATTGGGGAAGCTGTTCGCTGGATTTGCGTCCGAGGGATAACAAGAAGTCCTTCATGCATGATTGCAATTCATCAGGAGCATCACTTCATCTATTACGAACCCGGTCAAGGGGGATGGCGAGCCTGCAGAAGGGGGAGAGAAAGACCTTGAAGGTCATGTTCGTCGATGATGAAATACTGGCTACACAGTATTTGAAGAGACTGCTGTTACAAGAGGAGGCTGCCGCCGATTTCCAATGGGTTGGCGAATATCATAATCCGTATGAAGCATTAGATGCAGCCCAAATAGAGG from Paenibacillus ihbetae includes:
- a CDS encoding DinB family protein translates to MYVTIADFVAEWKREAALTQQVLNGLTDASLQQKVYGEGRTLGRIAWHFTTNIPEYLSEFGIAIEQIPNAEEVPASAKGIADTFAKISDRAARAIEEQWTDASLQTVQNAFGRDESNASILMGLIKHIVHHRGQVTILMRQAGLKPFGVYGPPKEDWVHFGVEQAPL
- a CDS encoding class D sortase; translated protein: MRRIVGALLMLAGVGFVTFAAIQYFEHQASLKEAMAEANTLISQPQTIDHSDDKGVDPASHRDPLIERSKFDPSPNDVIGMLEVPKLEAELPIIEGTDEEMLERGVGHYSSTAFPLDDEQILLSGHRDTVFRNFDKLEVGDRFVVKLPYGTFEYEIRSTDIVDKDDTSVIRSMGSEVLVVSTCYPFRYLGNAPERFIFYAYPVGDEQTT
- a CDS encoding SMI1/KNR4 family protein, which codes for MREELLEQLEEWHEEDEFEAIVDAITEIPEEERDYVLTSHLGRALNNLERYEEAVEQFLSIAEEGQEDPLWHYRIGLAYYYLEQYDNAREAFEAADRLEPGDEDTLEFLEWIRGKTEEQEEEAAVSAVEAPTGQASIPADTDVTDFWDDGAEAADSFIMAPPTDDLVESIEEELVFKLPAAYIRMMKVHNGGIPRRRYFPVTSGDATEGRIEIAGVLGIGREKRLSLCGEAGSRHMIESRGYPEIGVVLCVCPSEAEAVMLDYRAAGNDGEPEIVHVDQRHPDKITRLAPNFQAFVQGLVHE